From a single Deltaproteobacteria bacterium genomic region:
- a CDS encoding glycosyl transferase family 1, which produces MSKIIIISGNHLCNNPRVLKEADVLSEAGYEVEVLGAIIDKTLKTRDQNLMSIRKWTFIPVLDLTSSQVNNYFYRIRKRFGSTLFTFFGIENRWQLGYVTTNLLRVAIKRKADLYISHLEQAMWVASQLYDRGLNVGIDMEDWYSEDLEEIARIKRPAKMLRKLEQQLLASCNHVTCTSQVMAEALSRRYNCKTPTVIYNTFSLEEGNHLDSKIIDRKNTDLPSVYWFSQTLGPSRGLEDLFSALPLLKNRVEIHLRGKPIPEWKKWLETQVTGDWLNYIYIHPPVTNTELLSRAAEHDIGFAGEMKYCLNKNLTASNKIFHYLLAGLCVIASNTDGQVEISLKAPAAFQIYTSGDSNALANVINNFMYNPTLLIAAKKAALIAARKHYNWENEKEKLINSAKAAL; this is translated from the coding sequence AATTATAGATAAAACGCTCAAAACCAGGGATCAGAACCTTATGAGTATACGCAAGTGGACCTTTATTCCTGTTTTGGACCTTACGTCTTCACAGGTTAATAATTATTTCTATCGTATCAGAAAAAGATTTGGCAGCACTTTATTTACTTTTTTTGGCATTGAAAATCGATGGCAATTGGGGTATGTAACAACCAATCTGTTACGCGTTGCAATTAAAAGAAAGGCAGATCTTTATATTTCACATTTGGAACAGGCAATGTGGGTAGCTTCCCAATTATATGACAGAGGTCTCAATGTTGGAATTGATATGGAAGACTGGTATTCTGAAGATCTGGAAGAAATTGCAAGAATAAAAAGGCCAGCAAAAATGTTAAGAAAGCTTGAACAACAATTGCTTGCTTCATGCAATCATGTTACCTGTACTTCACAAGTGATGGCTGAAGCGCTATCAAGGCGCTATAACTGCAAAACACCAACGGTCATATACAATACCTTTTCACTGGAAGAAGGTAATCATCTTGATTCCAAAATTATAGATCGAAAAAATACGGACTTACCATCTGTTTACTGGTTTTCTCAAACACTTGGACCATCAAGAGGCCTTGAAGACCTATTTTCTGCGCTTCCCCTCCTTAAAAACAGAGTAGAGATTCATCTTCGAGGAAAACCAATACCAGAATGGAAGAAATGGTTAGAGACTCAAGTTACCGGGGATTGGCTAAACTATATTTATATTCATCCACCGGTAACTAATACTGAACTATTATCCCGAGCTGCAGAACACGACATCGGATTTGCAGGTGAAATGAAATATTGTTTAAACAAAAACCTAACGGCATCAAATAAAATATTTCATTACTTATTGGCCGGCCTATGTGTAATTGCAAGTAATACGGACGGGCAAGTTGAAATTTCCCTAAAGGCGCCCGCCGCCTTTCAAATATATACCAGTGGAGATTCCAATGCCCTGGCAAATGTAATCAATAATTTCATGTATAATCCAACGCTTCTAATTGCTGCAAAAAAAGCTGCCTTAATAGCGGCAAGGAAGCATTACAACTGGGAAAATGAGAAGGAAAAGCTCATAAATTCTGCAAAGGCTGCACTATAG